The following coding sequences are from one Lolium rigidum isolate FL_2022 chromosome 6, APGP_CSIRO_Lrig_0.1, whole genome shotgun sequence window:
- the LOC124666784 gene encoding uncharacterized protein LOC124666784, with the protein MRASAVCGRWRRLVTDPKFIRSFRAHHRKPPLLGVFEISDQGIVFNPILDTPDRITPQRFSLGRYTGICELLDCHHGRVLVKDWAWEEILVFDPITRQPHSVAVPPDLGFPFLHGAVLCADGDQGHVHGGCYLSPFKVVMVSVHSQGTRACVYSSETGICGNLISTEAPCEDIGKSAVLVGNCLYWLSIGEVIVKFDLDEHSLTVISGPSVTNYIPYDNRQIIRAEDSTVGFAICDCSCFKLWQMNVNGHGATWVPWRTVEFHTILGFPPRIEGHVDMKGYDEDTGAFFIYVNSDVYMVQLKSRQSNRLPWTHHFSSYHPFRSFYTPGTAIVGGSNGAEFLHNSYDDRQV; encoded by the exons ATGCGTGCATCAGCCGTCTGCGGGCGCTGGCGGCGCCTCGTCACCGACCCTAAGTTCATCCGCAGCTTCCGCGCCCACCACCGGAAGCCGCCACTTCTGGGCGTCTTCGAGATCAGCGACCAGGGGATCGTGTTCAACCCCATCCTCGACACTCCCGACCGCATAACTCCTCAGCGCTTCTCCCTTGGACGCTACACCGGCATCTGCGAATTGCTCGATTGCCACCACGGTCGCGTTCTCGTCAAAGACTGGGCGTGGGAAGAGATCCTTGTTTTTGACCCCATCACCCGCCAACCGCACAGTGTGGCCGTTCCTCCAGATTTAGGTTTCCCCTTCCTTCACGGGGCTGTGCTCTGCGCTGACGGTGATCAGGGCCACGTGCACGGAGGCTGCTACCTGAGCCCCTTCAAGGTGGTCATGGTGTCTGTGCACAGCCAGGGTACTCGAGCCTGTGTTTACTCCTCAGAGACTGGCATATGTGGCAATCTCATCTCAACAGAGGCTCCGTGTGAGGATATTGGTAAATCTGCAGTTCTTGTTGGTAACTGCCTTTACTGGCTGTCCATCGGTGAAGTTATTGTGAAGTTTGATTTGGATGAGCACAGCCTAACTGTGATCAGTGGCCCTTCCGTTACAAATTATATTCCCTATGACAACCGTCAGATCATCCGGGCTGAGGATAGCACTGTTGGCTTCGCCATATGCGATTGCTCATGCTTCAAATTGTGGCAGATGAATGTCAATGGCCATGGTGCCACATGGGTGCCGTGGAGGACCGTTGAATTTCATACCATTCTTGGATTCCCTCCTCGGATTGAAGGACATGTGGATATGAAGGGATATGATGAGGACACTGGTGCCTTCTTCATATATGTGAACTCTGATGTATACATGGTTCAGCTCAAGTCTAGGCAATCCAACAGACTTCCTTGGACTCATCATTTCTCTTCCTACCATCCTTTCAGAAGCTTCTATACACCAG GCACAGCCATTGTCGGTGGTTCTAATGGAGCTGAATTTTTGCATAATTCATATGATGACAGGCAGGTTTGA
- the LOC124664183 gene encoding galactinol synthase 2-like has translation MEAKASRKSGAYVTFLAGDGDYWKGVVGLAKGLRAVKSAYPLVIAVLPDVPAAHRRSLVDQGCVVREIQPVLPPDGSLTQFARAYYVVNYSKLRIWEFVEYERMVYLDADIQVYGNIDHLFDLDTGRFYAVKDCFCEKTWGHTPQHKIGYCQQRPDKVAWPEQELGPPPPLYFNAGMFVHEPSLATAKDLLDRLAVTPPTPFAEQDFLNMFFRDMYEPISSAYNLVLPMLWRHPENVELGEVKVVHYCASGAKPWRYTGEEPNMDREEIKMLVKRWWDVYNDETLDYGYKGAPVAGDDLDAALAEAAGGIKYFPASSAA, from the exons ATGGAGGCGAAGGCGTCGAGGAAGAGCGGGGCGTACGTGACGTTCCTGGCCGGCGACGGCGACTACTGGAAGGGCGTGGTGGGGCTGGCAAAGGGGCTCCGCGCCGTGAAGTCGGCCTACCCGCTCGTGATCGCCGTGCTCCCCGACGTGCCCGCCGCGCACCGCCGCTCCCTCGTCGACCAGGGCTGCGTCGTCCGCGAGATCCAGCCCGTGCTCCCGCCGGACGGCAGCCTCACCCAGTTCGCCAGGGCATACTACGTCGTCAACTACTCCAAGCTCCGCATCTGGGAG TTTGTCGAGTACGAGAGGATGGTGTACCTGGACGCGGACATCCAGGTGTACGGCAACATCGACCACCTCTTCGACCTCGACACCGGCCGCTTCTACGCCGTCAAGGACTGCTTCTGCGAGAAGACGTGGGGCCACACGCCGCAGCACAAGATCGGCTACTGCCAGCAGCGTCCCGACAAGGTGGCATGGCCGGAGCAGGAGCTcggcccaccgccgccgctctacTTCAACGCCGGCATGTTCGTGCACGAGCCCAGCCTCGCCACCGCCAAGGACCTCCTCGATAGGCTCGCCGTCACGCCCCCAACGCCCTTTGCCGAGCAG GACTTCCTGAACATGTTCTTCCGGGACATGTACGAGCCGATCTCGTCGGCGTACAACCTGGTGCTGCCGATGCTGTGGCGCCACCCTGAGAACGTCGAGCTCGGCGAGGTCAAGGTGGTGCACTACTGCGCCTCG GGTGCGAAGCCGTGGAGGTACACCGGGGAAGAGCCGAACATGGACAGGGAAGAGATCAAGATGTTGGTGAAGAGGTGGTGGGACGTGTACAACGACGAGACCCTCGACTACGGCTACAAGGGCGCCCCCGTCGCTGGCGATGACCTGGACGCGGCTCTCGCCGAGGCTGCTGGCGGCATCAAGTACTTCCCCGCCTCTTCGGCCGCGTAA